Genomic DNA from Lycorma delicatula isolate Av1 chromosome 5, ASM4794821v1, whole genome shotgun sequence:
GAAACAACTTCACACCACAGCTGctaatcaaagagaaaaaaaaattatttttgctcaAGGGAACTTTCGGACTGTAAAATAgtcttttttaaatgtcaaaagaGACAATAACAGTAAGACAATAACattttacaagaattatttacattttcaataaaaatcaaatatttacacaaaaaaaaaatggttgtaactccataatattcattaaagaacCTGATTTGATGGTAATGCACAGTATTTGAGAAaggaaataagaaagaaatgagtGTAGGTGTGAGCCAGCAGTACATAATACAGTATTACTTATTTAGATCATTCCTCATGAGCAAGTTTTTGGTGGTGACTGCTGTTCCTTGGCCCTAATggaataatcaaagaaaaacatgGATCAAagcaatatcataaaaaattaattatctcaaTATGTATTACTATCATACTGAAAAGGACTTCTGCAAAATAAACTAATCAAAGAATTTTATCTTAAGTATTATAAACATGACATGAGAAGACCCGTAGGATAAaacaatacagaacaattaatgaaAGCCATAACAAAACTGCACTCAACTCAAGATGAACACAAttactggtaaaaaaaataacttattaatacaaattcagaacaaataattaagtaaaatcaaAGACCCAAAGGTCTACACATTAGTAAGatttatttactacaattaaATTTGATAACTTGAATATGAAGGATATTTTCcagattcaattttaaaaattaacgaatgctttaaaaaaaaaattaaaacatttatcactAACAGTTTATATGTATCAAAATTCCTTTTACACAAAAtgtattacagaaaattattttttggccaTCTAGGattataaaaagttaacttacactattgcaaaaattaaatacttgacGAATATTGTCAACCCTCACAAAaatcaaaaactgttaaaatatatatatatatatataaaatttaaaaaaaacttcttggtTGTTTAAGtagataataaacattttaagttaaaattcttaAGGTTATacaactatttaatattaataaattacaaaaaataattaagcgTTTCACTTTATATCCGAAATACTTGAAAAAGTTTCAGATATGAAgtgaaacattaattatttttttgtaatttattaatattaaatggttGTATAACCTTaagaattttaacataaaatatttattatatatgatgtATGTGTgcacaattacttttatttttgggcatttcttaattcaatatattaaaacagGAATTCcactaatgaaattaaacattcaatttatttctaaaaattcttaattCGGTGTAATAGTTACTCAGTTACATATAAACAGTATTACTTTAGTAGAATTCACAATATTCATGAAAAGCAGTAATTTAATGACAAAacacactaaaaataaataatcggttTAAGTGCAACTAAGGCATAGTATGAAACAATAAACAACATGTTCAGAAATGCCATCACCAGCACCAACATGGATATAAAGCAAGATATTTTTCCTGTTCCTACAAGCTAAAGCATTCAAAAACCTGCTCATcccataattttaatgtagagcTGAATGAAATTGGACCGAAAAATTGATATAAGAGAAACCTATGCCGTAAAAAACATCGTTAGTATtattaacatgattaaaataaattatcttcaaattaaattttacaatctcTGCGAACTTAACCtatgacaaaataatttaatttagcttaCTCGGCATTTCAGGAggtgtttcttttttaacatattttccaaCAACTCCTTCCTTTATAGTTCttaaatctttattctttctCGATAACATTTCTCAGtactaaaatagaaatattttaaggcACACAACAAACAGTAGTACAGAAACACAAATAAAAGataaccttaaattaaaattGCAGTAACAGCTTTCTACAACAGTACCAACATTGCAGGATTAAATTTATCTTCTACctcactaaattaataattatcacaagtaaaattattttctcaacgaattaagtaaataacataataatgcagtaaactataaaattaatttttcgttttctgtaaaataataatttaaaaatatttctttcatcgTTGTATTGTAAATGATGTATGAATATAATCTTGGAAAGAGTATTTTACGTAGCTACTTAAGCCATAAtgtttatactaaatatttttatgcattaattaACTTCATATGAGCACAATACGAtcaatataaacagtaattttggttTACTGGTGACTCTGTACTTTTGAATTACTGTGCTTACGTACTCGAGGTGCGACGACTACAATGAGTCAGTGTCAGTGCTATAACTAGTCGATAACTGAGTGTCTGTAAATTTGGTTCGTTGTGTGCTAgactttaatgaaaatatgtgtTAGAATGCTACACGTTATTATTTCCTGCATCTTAACGCCTAGTTCTTCCGATATTTCTGCAGAATATATTTGTACTGCTTCTTTTGTGTAAGATTTACATTCATCTcatgtgtattatattttattagttaatagttaaaaatatcggcaataaaaaattaaaatgttgataaaagaGTATCGTGTTACACTGCCTTTGACAGTTGAAGAATATCAGGTAGCCCAATTGTACTCGGTCGCTGAAGCAAGTAAAAATGAAACCGGGGGTGGAGAAGGTATTGAAGTGCTGAAAAACGAGCCATTTACTAACTACCCATTGCTTGGGGGAAAATATAGTGCAGGGCAATACACTTACAAAATATATCACTTAGCTAGCAAGGTTCCAGCATTTATCAGGCTATTGGTACCCAAAGGTGCACTCGAAATTCATGAAGAGGCATGGAATGCTTATCCATACTGTAAAACAGTTATTACAAATCCTGGTTACATGAAAGAAAATTTCTCAGTTGTTATAGAATCTTATCATATCTCTGATGTTGGAGATAAAGATAATGTTCATGAATTACCACCAGAAAAACTGAAGCATAGGgaagttattaaaattgatatagcTAATGATCCAGTTGAGCCACGTGATTACAAAAAAGATGAAGATCCTACGCTGTTTAAATCAGAGAAAACTGGTCGAGGACCACTTACTGGAAAATGGGTTCACAATGTTAACCCTGTAATGACATGCTACAAGCTGGTTACTTGTGAATTTAAATGGTTTGGACTTCAAAACAGAGTTGAAGGTTTCATTCAAAAATCTGAGCGTCGactttttacaaatttccatCGGCAAGTCTTTTGTTGGATGGATCGTTGGCATGGGTTAACACTGGAGGATATTCGTGCCATAGAAGAGAAAACGAAAGAAGAACTTGATAGGCAGCGCAATACAGGGGAAGTTCGAGGCATGCGGGCAGATTAATTAGAGGTACATCCAGCTTCATCAGTTTCAATTACATTTCTTCTTCTAACATGTCTTTGCTTGGTGGATACATTTCTGTCTTAAACATCTGTTCTTCAACATCTTCAACAATTATgagtaatatgtaatttatttattttttatttttatggattaagAGACTTATTTTGTATTGAAGTGTCTGTTTTTCATTTGTTGTTACCAgtatttcatttcatatgtaaaatgtctaatttttatttttaattttgtttaattttgacatGACACAATTACACATACCTGTATACAGAGAAGacagatttttaaagtttttaaatagtcTTAGACtaccttaaataaaaaactatgtcGTTTGTtgcattttaaaagtaatagttttaTGTAGACGGTTATACTTGAATAAATGGAAATGGAATAAATAGtattagcttttctttttttagaaaataataaatgttcaatatcTTATAATTTCATGAAGTAATGGTTCCCAGTATCAGTAGAggataattcagtttttatttttataaatgtatttatttgggGTTTAACTGTGTATATTTAGAGATTATAAgtgtataaaattgtatatactcGTTTAGCCTAATAAAAgttatatgtaaacaaataaaataggtgtaattatttttgaactcTTAAAAAATGTTAGGTAGTCTTCATAAAATGtatcatattttactttaactaaTGTTCAGTTtagacagtatttttatttatgaacattgCAGATGTATGCAGACTGCTGTAAATGTGGATATTGTTAATTACACTTAAAGCAAAATGGTAAtgcattttctttatttgtaattatcaATCTGCAaatgtttattatcaattaataagtGAACAGGCTAtaattttatccttttctttattgtttatattgCATTAATTTCAAATCTGCCTTGAATTAAATTCAGGGCATATAAATGTGTTATAGTTATACATTGAATTATTTATGGcatgttattctattttaaatatatatatatatatatatgataatctTGAATGGATAAActtaacttttaacataaaaaaggttaaaattaactTCACTCTTTTCTCAGATCTTAGAAAACATATAttgaggaaaatataaaaatttagtgttaTAGATACTCTAATATTGTTGTCCTTGTTATGATTCCCAGCTGTTGTTAtggttagtttattaattaataataatttttgattgattgtaactaatttatttattattgttggaATAAAATGTACTTAACACAAAAAGCTCGTCTTATATGGAGTATTTTTTTTGCTAGatagtaacataataaaaactaacatgaCTAACCTtgaaactgttattaatttaccactttgtttattttatttattataacattcataaaataatatttatttaagcacACATTTTTTATCATACAGAAGTTGTGGATTAAGCATTTTATGTTAATGAAGAATGAAACTGTAGGCCTATATAAACATCATATTATTGCGTgtgagtgggggggggggggtgaaagtatttttataatttctgctgTTATgaactttaaaagtaaatttaagtttttcactTTTACctaatacacatacacacacacacatattaatgCATACAGTAGTCATTTATATGATACAGTTGTAGACAGAAGTATAAAGTAATGTTAAGACTTgagatagaataattttattatgttttaaaaaaatatttcaaatgtcttctttcatacacatatatatttgtatatgcatttatacatgtgtgtgtaagtatttttaagcatatttatGTAGACTTGTTCTCTACATAGGCCACAAAAAGTGTATGTAGGCTGTTTATGTTCTGAGAAGTTTAATTTGTATGATGATTGCCATAACTGTTATTAATCCAGTCTTAATATTTAGGTCATTAGGTTAGGCTCAGATATATGTGACATTTAAAGCCATCTTGTTTTATTAACTAAGGTggcaaaatttaaagtaaaaaaaaagtttattatttttcatattagcaGAGATATTAactaatgatttattataatacatcagGTGGAGTAGCTCTTATTCCACCTGAATAATCTGTCAATAATAATGctacaaaaatttatctttttttaaattaacttcaaataatttatttattattatcatgaatttattattttttccttaacacaaaaaattgtatGTGTGTAAGTTTGATAAGATCATGAGTATTCACTCTTCTATAATGGAAAGAAGACAAAAGGGTTAGATAAGACTGAAGTGTACTGCAAGATAATTAACTTGCACCACCATTTATATCCTAGTTTGTTTTACAAAGAATAAGTTGTAACGCTTAACTTTACTGTGAATTTAATCAGTCATtgttaatattttgcttttaattataaaataatacatgctGACTTTATAGTtagccaatttttttaatttaataggtatttgcaatattattttgatagttaggttattagatttaattaattaataatacaatctgaaataaaatttaatatttataataataaaaaaaagtcacatctgctaaattttaaataatgtaactatAAAACcacacatataattttaaatgcaatcaTGAAAGAAAGAACTTaaattaaaagtgatttaaattttgataataaattagtGTATTGATTTAATTtggtaattaagaaatttattaaaagtaaagtagAATAATTATAGTAAACCATAAAAAGAAAGATCTTTCTCAGAAATGGATGATAGgaagtctttttaaaaaaagcattataaaatataatatttagttaaagtaaaaaaatgttataataatgttaagccgtttatgaaataatatttacaaacttaaaatatttaacaaaagacaATTAATACTATGATCATAGaggatatatttatgttaaataaaaaatatatttttcaatttttaataattttttaagaataaaaattacatatctagtcttctgttaaattttaagaaGGAGGAAGTTCAGACTACCCCTGAAGCTGTAAACCCAATTTTAATTTGGCAATTGGTCTTTTCCAGTCTTAGGCTAATTATTGCAGACtgcagaattaattaattaaatctaacaaCTAACATGTAAATCTAACCTGTAAGTAACATGgatatccaaataaaaataataatttttttaaactttatatcttTAAGCTTATACCTGCAGCTTATAAGCACAGTATTAACCACTTATTCAACCATggagttttaatttaagttttttcccagtacattaattttaaaattatatattgcagTTTTCTAgttacattacttaaaatttaggtGTGAAATCTTATTTGAAAGTTTCAAAAAAAGGTAATGTAATActgcagttaataataataataataaaccaaaactcaaattataaattttattagaacagCCTCTTACTTttgctgtttaattaattttatctttgcctgcctttattttttaagaaacatttaaatttattttactaataatttctttttaattttttggcctttataaaaagttatgctgatagcttccttttttttttgtctgatattacaaaaatgttatgatACTGAATCTGTTAATTGatgagttttcttaaaatatgtgtCAATCAGTATGACTAAAACCTAAAAATTCCCCTCTTGTAACCATTtggaaaaattcatattaatttcaaTGATATGGCTTTCAAGTTatgtattagaaaattataagctaattaatctttctttttaaattattttaaaaaaatgaagttaaaaatagaataatgtattttataaactggtgttttaataagatattttaaataaaatctaaatatgtaattatgaaaaaaaaaaaatgatttcatttaaatgtcttataactttacataatatttgaaaatcaGTAGTTTAATATCATCATTGCTAAATAATCTCTTCAAAAAGTTTACatgatttatcaaataaaacgTAAGATACTcaacttatttaaacaaaaagaaatctgatctggacaccacatgacttacttgtatgcctattaaattacatatacacattttctgctgcaattcatttaaacttatttcatttgaaagttagatacgttcctctaattctttaataaaatggacagttacacaaatgctgaaatattagtttttattaacatcaaatatttatacaattattaattcaacaatcttacatgaaatattagaatagagtaaaaattcctttatttctcatattactagatcagtattatttgtatcttcgtgagttgtgGATTATCAAAAGTTTCAGATtcctggtgtgtcgtataaataaaagttaattaaactattccgttggTGAACTTCTGTGTactgattacaaatgttaatttcggccatacgatgtaaaatattaagtttttattattggattatttggtgaataatcaaaaatgaaaaagaaagataacgtaaagaaatatatcccaaaaaaacaacaagatgaatatgaagaggaagaaatgtcaagaacaagggaagaataaaaaaattaagagaagatgataaatataaagaggaagaaaatgttaaaaccaaagaaagaataaagcaATTAAGAGAAGCTGATAAATATAAAGACTATGTCTTTATAAGACATAGTAAACGCTAAGACTATGTAAACGTTAAGagcaaggaaagaataaaaatattaagagaggatgataaatataaagagagaaaatttgaaaactagagaacatgaaCACAAATCaacatcagaagaattatatcaaacaaaaaagtgattaaatgattgacaacaaaaaataaataaatgaaattatgatcaagtccaacttagggagaatattttccgacaatatcagaagagtaacaaactaaaagataagaattttttgcaatttattaaaggtcAGGCAtttatgcctcagtgtatatgatgttcttttttcagtcactctgtagttaactttaatataggtaaaatgaaacagaaattccagaataattaaactagaaaattcaaaaataatatgattctaaattataattttcagttaatattaaataaatcagatctttcaccaaatctattacatatacacatatgtaataatgcttattaaattacatatacacatttttaaaagtacatgaaatttatttcactactaagttaactaatgatttttttcatattttttttttttgttattgaattatattgtaaaaaatattttttttataatcacgggttaataataattattaaatcatatatttaaattaaaaaataaatttaaaaaaaagtaggagatgaagtctgatttgaaccgatgtgccttatcTTGTAAGAACTCTCGTgagggcttatcactgcagttaagaaaaagtccaaaatgcaaatctttttgtatttttggcttttttggacacttttggtccagttgattgcaatccaaaggcgaggtgcacaactagatgttacaatagtcctaaatccaaaatttcaacatcctacaactaattgtttttgagttatgcgaagtacatatgtacatatagacgtcatgccaaaactagtcaaaatggattcagggatgatcaaaatggatatttccgttgaaatctgaaaaccaaaatttttcacaatcacaatacttcctttacttcatacaaggaagtaagtAAAAAGGGCCTCAAACATATTTATCATATTGTACATAATTGAATGCACATTAAATGCAACATAAagtcaaataattttcatgactGCTTACgtaagattcaaatttttttttacttcacaaaGTTGCAGATTCCTTAAACAATAAGCAATTATaacctaatctttttttctaagtacacaaagaaagttttacaataattccATGTTATTACATAATGAGCCCAAAGATCAGAAAATGCATTTACATAAAtagcttaattaaattaaaaactgtttttacaaaaGCACAACTCAATAGATTATTTATTGACCCATTTGGCCAGTTTTTAACCACTGCATTCAGCATAATATCTTATAAGTAAACTGCTGTTGTTCATACAATCTGTCTCGAATACTACACATTATTATCTGATTTtaattagtaaagaaaataaataaaaccattttaaaacctggtttataattaattagcatTCATTTACATTCTAAACAACTGCTTGCAACAATTAAGTAAACTCAGCAAATTCTTTTTGTGGTATGTATATGTATTGAATAGCTGTTATGGTAAAAGTAAATAGGTATGTCTACAAACAGAATTATAAGGTTGTTAAACTGTCAAGTGCTGTACTCAACTCTTGAATACAGCTAATCTATAAAGAATACAAAActacttttcaataaaattgatcagtTAATATACATATTCCACAAACTTTATTTGTATCTTACAGTATAAACAATatatctatgtaaaaattaataaatcagtctTTCATTCAGATAggttcataataatatattatataaatcatatcagGAACATATAAATTGCTACTTTATGGGTAAAAAAAACTGCCCCAACATATGCTTGGATGTGTCTCatgggaaaccatggtaaaaccttgatcagagtattatcaaaaaatatacaattacaaaataaaaaatgtatgtgatttaaagtccatattaattatttaaaatacaaacacatcaaataataaatgaagatacaaagtattaaaaataacatagtaaTTTCCTATTTAGgaggtattaatgaaaatttcttgagcacatatttatataaacatgatGAACAGATACAGGAAATTCAGGGGGGGCTTTTAactggaattatttaaaaattcattgacaaagtaatgtttttgtaaaagaaaattcttttaattgtattttacataaatcagtaagaagattttaaatagatttggtgatttattaaaaatggtaatggtAATGATGAAGTATTAGGTTGAGTTATAAAAGAATAGTTCTGTTATTTGGTCTGATAGttatggatattgttatttttataagaataagtgaatcgcttctttggcaaagattacacattcataaatataaacacaaagtttctaaatgtaattttctaaatgttggtctaattaattcataatttttggcACCAAACAGTGATCTGATAGCTCTTTTATGTACCTTGATTACTCATTCTGACCTTTTGAAGGAACCTCAAGAGATAATATTATATTCagactggaataaatttttttaaagattacaagaaatattaaaaagccaatgaaatacataataaatttatgtatctaACAGTACAAAACTTTCTTGtgtacaatattttgaaaatacaaatgaaaaatgtgtGAAGACAATATAATACTAAGATAACTTATGTGATGACATCATATTCCTTGACTGAGCAACAGCAGAAAATGCCATACATGCctcgtattaataaattaaacctaCAATTTACCGAAGAATAAATTGCCAGTCTTCCATTTTTTCACGCTAGCCAAAATAGACATGTACACAATGTATAGAAAATATACTGCAACTGACACACTTAAACATAACTTCACCTAATTTCTCTCGGTTCATTCATGATTTTTCGCTTATGTTGTATTCTTTGATGTTCGGGGTCGATATGTTCATGTCACATATCAACCCTTGTAGACAGTCATGTTACATAAAATCAAGTCAAAAATATATGATAGAAAAAacacttatataataatacatcagCCAAGttcatacaatattttcatttaaagagaTTGCTAAATTCTGTATTTCAAAACTCTAAAAAAGACATACAACTAAAGATTTCACAAATTATGACTGCATACAttgttatcaaatattaatttgatcaTAATCTTAATTATGAATATTGTAATGATCAAACATTATTTTTGGGGGGAAGGATTAGTAGGTCTGGCCTTACCCATTAGGGATATTGTGTAATCACTATACAGGAAAACAGTGTCTTGAGTTTTTCCACAATAGGTCCATACCAAATACCAAGGATGCACTGGTTCTTCAAGTCCATTATACTTTGATTTATCAAGGGAATGGtggaaataatgttgaataaaaattagaaatacatgTATTATTAAGAAGTCCTGCATTACTGTGTAAATTTCTCATGCTTGTCATAAATCCTCTTATCAGGAAATTGAGGTCTGAGTTGTGATTCATTGGCAAAGTGAATCACAATTTACCtcacatctacaaaaaaaaaaaagttggaagaGGTCAATCAGTCCATGCAGAGATTCAATTGCAAATCTATTAGGTGATCTGAAGGATGATTCTTGTGAAGGTTGTAACTTATTTATATGGGAGTCTTATCACTGCAGTTGATTTTACTGTAGATGTTTTTGAATAGAAACTGGAGGTGTTTTTTGAGAAGCATTTCAGGTCATTAGTTAAGATATTTTAGCAAATTCAGTTAAGAAACAAAATCTACGTACAAGTGCAAATTCAGAGCTATTATCTCACAAGAAAATTGACCAGAC
This window encodes:
- the vib gene encoding phosphatidylinositol transfer protein vib, producing MLIKEYRVTLPLTVEEYQVAQLYSVAEASKNETGGGEGIEVLKNEPFTNYPLLGGKYSAGQYTYKIYHLASKVPAFIRLLVPKGALEIHEEAWNAYPYCKTVITNPGYMKENFSVVIESYHISDVGDKDNVHELPPEKLKHREVIKIDIANDPVEPRDYKKDEDPTLFKSEKTGRGPLTGKWVHNVNPVMTCYKLVTCEFKWFGLQNRVEGFIQKSERRLFTNFHRQVFCWMDRWHGLTLEDIRAIEEKTKEELDRQRNTGEVRGMRAD